The DNA window TTCAACGGGTGACTGAAAGAGGTGCCCGGTACCTGCACCACATTCTTAATGAAGCGGAATCTCGCGGTTTACCCACAGAACTCGCCCTGTTACCCGTAATCGAAAGTGCTTTTGATCCGTTTGCTTATTCTCACGGACGCGCTGCAGGGCTCTGGCAATTTATCCCTTCTACCGGAAAATACTTCGGTCTGACCCAAAGCTGGTGGCATGACGATCGCCGCGATGTGCTGACATCCACCGATGCTGCGCTCACCTATCTCGAACGTTTGGCGAAGCGTTTCGACGGCGACTTTACACTGGCTCTGGCTGCCTATAACTCTGGTGGCGGCACGGTTTCCAGCGCAATGCGCCGGAACCGCAAGGCGGGCCAATCAACGGATTATTGGTCCCTAAGACTACCAAAAGAAACCCAGCATTACGTACCGAAACTATTAGCCTTGGCTAAGGTGATCGACAATCCCGAGGTCTACGGTATTCAGCTGCCGGAACTGAACAACGAACCTTATTTTGAAGTGGTCGATACCGGCTCGCAGCTCGATCTTGCGCAGGCAGCCAAGCTTGCCGGTGTCGATATCGACGAAATTTACCTGTTGAACCCGTCTTACAACCGCTGGGCAACTAATCCAGACGGTCCTCACCGTTTGCTCGTACCAACACAAAACGCCGAAAAATTCCGCACTGCTTTAGCGAATTTCCCGGAAAAACAACGAGTTTCATGGCAAAACTATAAAGTATCGAGAGGTGATAATCTCGGCAGCATCGCTAAGCGATTTTCCACGACCACCTCCGTTATACGACAGGTAAATAAACTAAACGGCGATATGATTCGCATCGGCCAACAACTTCTGATCCCTTCTTCCACCAAGAGTTCGGATACTTATGCCTTAAGCCAGTCTCAGCGACTCGAGCGTAAGCAAGAACGAAAACGGTCCGGCAACAAAGTGCGCTATACGGTTCGCAGTGGTGATACTTTCTGGGACATTGCCCGGGAACACCGAGTCAGCGTCCGAGAAGTTGCGGCATGGAACGGAATGGCACCAGGTGACCCGCTCCACCCCGGTCGGAAACTGGTTATCTGGAGCAAGGTTAAACAGCCCAAAACCGTTGTCAGCAGTGCCAGAAGTAAAGCCATGGTTCGAAAAGTTGGGTATCGCGTGCGCAAAGGTGATTCTTTGTCTACGATCGCCTCGCGCTTCTCGGTGAATGTGCGTGACATCGCATCATGGAACGATCTTAATACCAACCGTTATCTGCAACCTGGCCAAAGTCTGGTACTCTACGTTGACATAAGAAACAGCCCATAACGTGCGAGAACTATGACAAAAA is part of the Marinobacter sp. JH2 genome and encodes:
- a CDS encoding LysM peptidoglycan-binding domain-containing protein yields the protein MPVNRFPLVLLTCSLAAGCSSTQLFESWRSNPLESERVVVAQGDDELIAAIGSNQDLAANAPLDDAISSDLKAKAKEARKKLDEPKSSSSDELKQNDMWSRMRAGFAMDHSVDNPRMQAQLDWYARNPRYIQRVTERGARYLHHILNEAESRGLPTELALLPVIESAFDPFAYSHGRAAGLWQFIPSTGKYFGLTQSWWHDDRRDVLTSTDAALTYLERLAKRFDGDFTLALAAYNSGGGTVSSAMRRNRKAGQSTDYWSLRLPKETQHYVPKLLALAKVIDNPEVYGIQLPELNNEPYFEVVDTGSQLDLAQAAKLAGVDIDEIYLLNPSYNRWATNPDGPHRLLVPTQNAEKFRTALANFPEKQRVSWQNYKVSRGDNLGSIAKRFSTTTSVIRQVNKLNGDMIRIGQQLLIPSSTKSSDTYALSQSQRLERKQERKRSGNKVRYTVRSGDTFWDIAREHRVSVREVAAWNGMAPGDPLHPGRKLVIWSKVKQPKTVVSSARSKAMVRKVGYRVRKGDSLSTIASRFSVNVRDIASWNDLNTNRYLQPGQSLVLYVDIRNSP